TTATAACTGTGCCTGACACTCGTAGAAAGAGTTAATGATTAACATAGTCCCACGACAAATTTTTCATCTTCAATTATGATAGTAATAAATGAAATAATTGAAGGAGTTATATGAATAGATATCTAGTAAGCTTGATTATCATTCTAGTTGCTTTACTTTCCGTCCCGCATGAGGCAGATGCTAGAGGTTCGATCATTGATGTGTTTTTAGATGGCAAGAAGCTTCATTTTACAAATAATCCTGTAATTGAAAACGGGACAACTCTAGTCGAAATACGCTCCATCTTTACTGCACTAGACATGAACTTAAAGTACGATTCAACGACTAAAACCATTGCAGGGGAAAATGAGGACATCTCATTATTTCTTCAGCTTAACAATCGTTATGCGTACGTTAACTTTCATAAACATGCACTCACTCGTCCTGCCTACGCAACAAACGGTCGAACCATCGTGCCTCTTCGCTTTATTAGTGAAGCAACTGGAGCGAATGTGAAGTGGGAGCAAGCAACGAACTCTATTTATATCAATACCGAAAATGCTACAAGGAATATTCCATCATCTAAGTATAAGGTTACAGGGGATATTCTTAACATGAATTTCACAGAAGTAGAGATCTTCCTATTGACCAATGAAGAACGTCATCGCCAAGGTGTTGCCCCTTTCCGACTTGATGTGAACATGAGTCAAGTGGCTCGCATAAAGTCAAAAGACATGCACGATCAGCAATATTTTAGCCACACCTCTCCAACGCACGGTTCACCGTTTGAGATGATGAGAAATCATGGTATAACTTACTATTCTCGCATGGGCGAAAATATTGCAGCAGGACAACACTCTGCACAACATGTCACCACATCTTGGATTAACAGCCCAGGTCATCACCACAACATGATCTCAACAACCTTTGATAGCATCGGCATCGGATATCATCAAGGTTCGAGAGGGTATAACCGATACTATACGCAAATGTTTGGCGGATAAGTGCCTTCGACCACTCTCAAATTAAACGAATCACCGTACTAAAGTGACCAAATATAAAAATACTCCCGCTGAGCAATCTTACTCAGCGGGTATTCTCTCATTTATTTACTATAGTAATCTTAGCAAGCAAAGTCCTTCTCAATCATTCCATAATCCATCACCTGTCCCCCGTTTAAGTACAGCATTAGCGCAGTGGGGTCTGACACCCGTACCTATTAACTCTATAAAATTCTTCCCTAGAATAAATTCCTTATGTTC
Above is a genomic segment from Bacillus sp. FJAT-45037 containing:
- a CDS encoding stalk domain-containing protein; translation: MNRYLVSLIIILVALLSVPHEADARGSIIDVFLDGKKLHFTNNPVIENGTTLVEIRSIFTALDMNLKYDSTTKTIAGENEDISLFLQLNNRYAYVNFHKHALTRPAYATNGRTIVPLRFISEATGANVKWEQATNSIYINTENATRNIPSSKYKVTGDILNMNFTEVEIFLLTNEERHRQGVAPFRLDVNMSQVARIKSKDMHDQQYFSHTSPTHGSPFEMMRNHGITYYSRMGENIAAGQHSAQHVTTSWINSPGHHHNMISTTFDSIGIGYHQGSRGYNRYYTQMFGG